A stretch of the Tannerella serpentiformis genome encodes the following:
- a CDS encoding FKBP-type peptidyl-prolyl cis-trans isomerase, with amino-acid sequence MKKINVWMMAAAAAACVTMNSCNQGGVSADATLGSQNDSLSYAVGVNVGNNIKASLATFPGDDSLKMDLVIKGILAVLKDTSALKMTSDNANAYLNAYVMKVQQSQAEAELKVGQDFLAANRSKEGVITTASGLQYKVITEGTGAKPTAKDKVRCHYTGRLLDGTVFDSSVQRGQPAEFEVGQVIPGWQEVLQLMPVGSKFQVWIPSNLAYGTQGAGPIKPNSTLEFEIELLEIVK; translated from the coding sequence ATGAAAAAGATTAATGTATGGATGATGGCGGCCGCAGCGGCTGCCTGTGTAACGATGAACTCGTGTAATCAAGGCGGCGTTTCAGCAGATGCCACGCTGGGTTCACAGAACGACAGCTTGAGCTACGCCGTCGGTGTGAACGTTGGAAATAACATCAAGGCTAGTCTGGCTACCTTCCCCGGCGACGACTCGCTGAAGATGGATCTCGTGATCAAGGGTATTCTGGCTGTGCTGAAGGATACTTCGGCCCTGAAGATGACTTCCGACAATGCCAATGCCTATCTCAATGCTTATGTGATGAAGGTTCAGCAGTCGCAGGCTGAGGCCGAGCTGAAGGTGGGACAGGACTTCTTGGCCGCTAACCGCTCTAAGGAAGGCGTCATAACGACCGCCAGCGGACTCCAGTATAAGGTCATCACCGAGGGTACGGGTGCTAAGCCGACGGCGAAGGATAAGGTGCGCTGCCACTACACCGGTAGATTGCTCGACGGAACCGTCTTCGATAGCTCGGTACAGCGTGGACAGCCTGCTGAGTTTGAAGTGGGTCAGGTGATCCCGGGATGGCAGGAAGTGCTGCAGCTGATGCCCGTAGGATCGAAGTTCCAAGTATGGATCCCCTCCAATCTGGCTTATGGTACGCAGGGCGCAGGGCCGATCAAGCCTAACTCTACGCTCGAATTCGAAATCGAACTGCTTGAGATCGTGAAGTAA
- a CDS encoding FKBP-type peptidyl-prolyl cis-trans isomerase, with translation MKQFHKLTTLALVCAAMLLGGAMANAAVKPTRKASGPALKSPLDTVSYALGVNIGSSLRENLKTFPNGPVNINVLAEIFVRTLKGDTAGLLMNNAASETCIQNYVMEAQQKEGDARKAEGEKFLAANKKKEGVVTTESGLQYKVLKPGEGDEKPTDADRVKVHYTGRLLDGKVFDSSVERGEPAEFGVTQVIRGWQEALKLMCKGEKLQVWIPSDLAYGTGGAGDMIKSNATLEFEIELLDIIKPEPKVEKAAEEAVESAEKVVNKAVEKVDKAAKKAAKEAEKAAKKAEKAVKKTEKK, from the coding sequence ATGAAGCAGTTCCACAAGTTGACAACCCTCGCACTCGTCTGCGCAGCCATGCTGCTCGGCGGTGCGATGGCCAATGCGGCTGTTAAGCCGACACGTAAGGCATCCGGCCCCGCACTCAAGTCGCCGCTTGATACGGTCAGCTATGCGCTGGGTGTGAACATCGGCAGCAGCCTCCGCGAGAATCTCAAGACCTTCCCCAACGGCCCAGTCAACATCAATGTCTTGGCCGAGATCTTCGTCCGTACGCTCAAGGGCGATACCGCTGGACTGCTGATGAACAACGCAGCCTCCGAGACGTGCATCCAGAACTATGTGATGGAAGCGCAGCAGAAGGAAGGCGACGCTCGCAAGGCCGAAGGCGAGAAATTTCTTGCCGCCAACAAGAAGAAGGAAGGCGTAGTGACGACTGAGAGCGGTCTGCAATACAAGGTGCTCAAGCCCGGTGAGGGTGATGAGAAGCCGACGGACGCTGACCGTGTCAAGGTGCATTACACCGGCCGACTGCTCGACGGTAAGGTGTTCGATAGCTCAGTGGAGCGTGGCGAACCGGCCGAGTTCGGCGTGACGCAGGTCATCCGCGGATGGCAGGAGGCGCTCAAGTTGATGTGCAAGGGCGAGAAGCTCCAAGTGTGGATCCCCTCCGACCTGGCTTACGGTACGGGTGGCGCTGGCGACATGATCAAGTCGAACGCTACGCTCGAGTTTGAGATCGAGCTGCTGGACATCATCAAGCCTGAACCCAAGGTGGAGAAGGCGGCTGAAGAGGCTGTGGAATCCGCCGAGAAGGTCGTAAACAAAGCCGTAGAGAAGGTGGACAAAGCCGCTAAGAAGGCCGCCAAGGAAGCTGAGAAGGCTGCTAAGAAAGCCGAGAAAGCTGTCAAGAAGACGGAGAAGAAGTAA